The Apodemus sylvaticus chromosome 5, mApoSyl1.1, whole genome shotgun sequence genome has a segment encoding these proteins:
- the Nop56 gene encoding nucleolar protein 56, with amino-acid sequence MVPSPASDWSNRKRAWSPQSGSARRSALAALRAGHGADAMVLLHVLFEHAVGYALLALKEVEEISLLLPQVEECVLNLGKFHNVVRLVAFCPFSSSQVALENANAVSEGVVHEDLRLLLETYLPSKKKKVLLGVGDPKIGAAIQEELGYNCQTGGVIAEILRGVRLHFHNLVKGLTDLSACKAQLGLGHSYSRAKVKFNVNRVDNMIIQSISLLDQLDKDINTFSMRVREWYGYHFPELVKIINDNATYCRLAQFIGNRRELNEEKLEKLEEITMDGAKAKAILDASRSSMGMDISAIDLINIESFSSRVVSLSEYRQSLHTYLRSKMSQVAPSLSALIGEAVGARLIAHAGSLTNLAKYPASTVQILGAEKALFRALKTRGNTPKYGLIFHSTFIGRAAAKNKGRISRYLANKCSIASRIDCFSEVPTSVFGEKLREQVEERLSFYETGEIPRKNLDVMKEAVVQAEEAAAEITRKLEKQEKKRLKKEKKRLAALALASSENSSTPEECEEVHEKPKKKKKLTQPQETLQENGMEDPPVSLPKTKKKKAFPREELASDLEEMATSSVSAPKRKKSSPKEEVASEPEEAASPATPKKKRKFSKEEPEAAASCTKSSTKKKKKALKAQED; translated from the exons ATGGTTCCGTCCCCAGCCTCTGATTGGTCAAACAGGAAAAGGGCGTGGTCTCCGCAATCTGGTTCCGCGCGCCGGAGCGCGCTAGCCGCATTGCGAGCTGGGCACGGAGCAGACGCCATG GTTCTGCTGCACGTGCTGTTCGAGCATGCGGTCGGCTATGCGCTGTTAGCGCTGAAGGAAGTAGAGGAGATCAGCCTGCTGTTGCCGCAG GTGGAGGAGTGTGTGCTTAACCTTGGCAAATTCCACAATGTCGTTCGTCTGGTGGCGTTTTGTCCCTTTTCTTCATCCCAGGTTGCCTTGGAAAATGCCAATGCTGTGTCTGAAG GTGTTGTTCACGAGGACCTCCGCCTGCTCCTGGAGACATACCTGCCgtctaaaaagaagaaagtactTCTGGGggttggagaccccaagattgGTGCTGCGatacaggaagagttggggtACAACTGCCAAACTGGTGGTGTGATAGCTGAGATCCTTCGGG gAGTTCGTCTGCATTTCCATAATTTGGTGAAGGGTCTGACAGATCTTTCTGCTTGTAAAGCCCAGCTTGGGCTGGGACATAGCTATTCTCGGGCCAAAGTTAAATTTAATGTGAACCGGGTGGACAACATGATCATTCAATCCATAAGCCTCCTGGACCAACTGGATAAAGATATCAATACCTTCTCGATGCGTGTCAG GGAGTGGTATGGGTACCATTTTCCAGAGCTGGTGAAGATCATCAATGACAATGCTACATACTGTCGCCTGGCTCAGTTCATTGGGAACCGCAGGGAACTGAATGAAGAAAAGTTAGAGAAACTGGAAGAAATTACGATGGATGGGGCCAAGGCTAAGGCCATCTTGGATGCATCTCGGTCCTCCATGG GCATGGACATATCCGCTATCGACTTGATAAACATCGAGAGCTTCTCCAGTCGTGTGGTGTCTTTGTCAGAGTATCGCCAGAGCCTACATACTTACCTTCGCTCCAAGATGAGCCAAGTAGCCCCCAGCCTGTCAGCCTTAATTGGGGAAGCG GTAGGTGCACGCCTCATTGCTCACGCTGGCAGCCTCACCAACCTGGCCAAGTATCCAGCATCCACAGTGCAGATCCTTGGGGCTGAAAAGGCCCTGTTCAG AGCCCTGAAGACAAGGGGTAATACACCAAAATATGGACTCATTTTTCATTCCACCTTCATTGGCCGAGCAGCTGCAAAGAACAAAGGCCGTATCTCCCGATACCTAGCAAACAAATGCAGTATTGCCTCAAGAATTGATTGCTTCTCTG AGGTCCCCACAAGTGTATTTGGGGAAAAACTCCGAGAGCAAGTTGAGGAGCGGCTGTCTTTCTATGAGACTGGAGAGATTCCACGGAAGAACCTGGATGTCATGAAGGAAGCCGTGGTTCAG GCAGAGGAAGCGGCTGCTGAAATCACCAGAAAGCTGGAAAAACAGGAGAAGAAACGcttgaagaaggaaaagaagcgaCTGGCTGCACTGGCCCTGGCGTCTTCAGAAAATAGTAGTACTCCAGAAGAGTGTGAG GAGGTACATGAAAAacctaagaagaagaagaagctaacACAACCCCAGGAGACCCTGCAGGAGAATGGAATGGAAGACCCACCTGTCTCTTTGCctaaaaccaagaaaaagaaagcttttcCCAGGGAGGAGTTGGCCAGTGATCTTGAAGAGATGGCCACTAGCAGTGTAAGTGCTCCTAAGAGAAAGAAATCCTCACCTAAGGAGGAAGTGGCCAGTGAACCAGAAGAAGCAGCAAGCCCTGCGACccctaaaaagaaaaggaaattttccAAGGAGGAGCCTGAGGCTGCTGCTAGCTGCACAAAGAGcagcacaaagaaaaagaaaaaggccctGAAGGCACAGGAGGATTAG
- the Idh3b gene encoding isocitrate dehydrogenase [NAD] subunit beta, mitochondrial isoform X2, with amino-acid sequence MAALSNVRWLTRAVLAARNSGAWRGLGTSATAHAASPSQAQDVRVEGAFPVTMLPGDGVGPELMHAVKEVFKAAAVPVEFKEHHLSEVQNMASEEKLEQVLSSMKENKVAIIGKIYTPMEYKGELASYDMQLRRKLDLFANVVHVKSLPGYKTRHNNLDLVIIREQTEGEYSSLEHESAKGVIECLKIVTRTKSQRIAKFAFDYATKKGRSKVTAVHKANIMKLGDGLFLQCCEEVAELYPKIKFETMIIDNCCMQLVQNPYQFDVLVMPNLYGNIIDNLAAGLVGGAGVVPGESYSAEYAVFETGARHPFAQAVGRNIANPTAMLLSASNMLRHLNLEYHSSMIADAVKKVIKVGKVRTSDMGGYSTCHDFTEAVIAALS; translated from the exons ATGGCAGCGCTGAGCAATGTCCGCTGGCTGACCCGA GCGGTGCTCGCCGCTCGGAACTCCGGGGCATGGAGGGGTCTCGGAACATCAGCTACGGCTCACGCCGCTTCACCGAGCCAG GCACAAGATGTGAGGGTGGAGGGTGCCTTTCCTGTGACCATGCTGCCTGGAGATGGCGTGGGGCCAGAGCTCATGCATGCTGTTAAGGAAGTGTTCAAG GCTGCTGCTGTCCCTGTGGAATTCAAGGAGCACCACCTGAGCGAGGTGCAGAATATGGCTTCTGAGGAGAAGCTGGAGCAGGTGCTGAGTTCCATGAAGGAGAACAAAGTTGCCATCATTG GAAAGATCTATACCCCAATGGAGTACAAGGGTGAACTAGCATCCTATGATATGCAACTGAG GCGTAAGTTGGATTTGTTTGCCAACGTAGTCCATGTGAAGTCACTTCCTGGATACAAGACTCGGCACAACAATCTAGACCTGGTTATCATTCGAGAACAGACAGAAGGGGAGTATAGCTCTCTGGAACATGAG AGTGCAAAGGGTGTCATTGAGTGCCTCAAGATCGTCACTCGAACCAAGTCTCAGAGGATTGCAAAGTTTGCATTTGACTATGCCACCAAGAAAGGGCGGAGCAAGGTCACAGCTGTCCACAAAGCCAATATCAT GAAACTTGGGGATGGGTTGTTCTTGCAGTGCTGTGAGGAGGTTGCTGAACTGTACCCTAAAATCAAGTTTGAAACAATGATCATAGACAATTGCTGCATGCAG CTGGTGCAGAATCCTTACCAGTTTGATGTGCTCGTGATGCCCAATCTCTATGGGAACATTATTGACAATCTGGCTgctggccttgttgggggagctGGTGTGGTTCCTGGTGAGAGCTACAGTGCAGAGTATGCAGTTTTTGAGACG GGTGCTCGGCACCCATTTGCCCAGGCGGTGGGCAGGAATATAGCCAATCCCACAGCCATGCTGCTGTCGGCCTCCAACATGCTGCGGCATCTCAA CCTTGAGTATCACTCCAGCATGATTGCAGATGCAGTGAAGAAAGTGATCAAAGTTGGCAAG GTTCGAACCTCAGACATGGGTGGTTATTCCACATGTCATGACTTCACTGAAGCTGTCATTGCTGCCCTGTCATAA
- the Idh3b gene encoding isocitrate dehydrogenase [NAD] subunit beta, mitochondrial isoform X1, with product MAALSNVRWLTRAVLAARNSGAWRGLGTSATAHAASPSQAQDVRVEGAFPVTMLPGDGVGPELMHAVKEVFKAAAVPVEFKEHHLSEVQNMASEEKLEQVLSSMKENKVAIIGKIYTPMEYKGELASYDMQLRRKLDLFANVVHVKSLPGYKTRHNNLDLVIIREQTEGEYSSLEHESAKGVIECLKIVTRTKSQRIAKFAFDYATKKGRSKVTAVHKANIMKLGDGLFLQCCEEVAELYPKIKFETMIIDNCCMQLVQNPYQFDVLVMPNLYGNIIDNLAAGLVGGAGVVPGESYSAEYAVFETGARHPFAQAVGRNIANPTAMLLSASNMLRHLNLEYHSSMIADAVKKVIKVGKVRTRDMGGYSTTTDFIKSVIGHLHPHGG from the exons ATGGCAGCGCTGAGCAATGTCCGCTGGCTGACCCGA GCGGTGCTCGCCGCTCGGAACTCCGGGGCATGGAGGGGTCTCGGAACATCAGCTACGGCTCACGCCGCTTCACCGAGCCAG GCACAAGATGTGAGGGTGGAGGGTGCCTTTCCTGTGACCATGCTGCCTGGAGATGGCGTGGGGCCAGAGCTCATGCATGCTGTTAAGGAAGTGTTCAAG GCTGCTGCTGTCCCTGTGGAATTCAAGGAGCACCACCTGAGCGAGGTGCAGAATATGGCTTCTGAGGAGAAGCTGGAGCAGGTGCTGAGTTCCATGAAGGAGAACAAAGTTGCCATCATTG GAAAGATCTATACCCCAATGGAGTACAAGGGTGAACTAGCATCCTATGATATGCAACTGAG GCGTAAGTTGGATTTGTTTGCCAACGTAGTCCATGTGAAGTCACTTCCTGGATACAAGACTCGGCACAACAATCTAGACCTGGTTATCATTCGAGAACAGACAGAAGGGGAGTATAGCTCTCTGGAACATGAG AGTGCAAAGGGTGTCATTGAGTGCCTCAAGATCGTCACTCGAACCAAGTCTCAGAGGATTGCAAAGTTTGCATTTGACTATGCCACCAAGAAAGGGCGGAGCAAGGTCACAGCTGTCCACAAAGCCAATATCAT GAAACTTGGGGATGGGTTGTTCTTGCAGTGCTGTGAGGAGGTTGCTGAACTGTACCCTAAAATCAAGTTTGAAACAATGATCATAGACAATTGCTGCATGCAG CTGGTGCAGAATCCTTACCAGTTTGATGTGCTCGTGATGCCCAATCTCTATGGGAACATTATTGACAATCTGGCTgctggccttgttgggggagctGGTGTGGTTCCTGGTGAGAGCTACAGTGCAGAGTATGCAGTTTTTGAGACG GGTGCTCGGCACCCATTTGCCCAGGCGGTGGGCAGGAATATAGCCAATCCCACAGCCATGCTGCTGTCGGCCTCCAACATGCTGCGGCATCTCAA CCTTGAGTATCACTCCAGCATGATTGCAGATGCAGTGAAGAAAGTGATCAAAGTTGGCAAG GTACGGACTCGAGACATGGGAGGCTACAGCACCACCACGGACTTCATCAAGTCTGTCATCGGCCATCTGCACCCCCATGGGGGCTAG